In a genomic window of Helianthus annuus cultivar XRQ/B chromosome 10, HanXRQr2.0-SUNRISE, whole genome shotgun sequence:
- the LOC110880496 gene encoding uncharacterized protein LOC110880496, whose translation MSSIAREIQPMIESNPNMPIQAIQSQLLRKHQLEISLHKVFRAKRITTTNIYGDYQEQYGLLRSYCDDLLKANPGSTIKIDVEPCGNSTSPTRQFRRVYFCFASMMRGFKMIGRPLLGVDGCFMKGPFPGQILSVVGIDGNNSIYPVCYALVEAETTQTCKWFLQLLRDDLGCTANSCFTFIGDRQKCLIPAMLAVFPNAEHIFCLRHIHENMKSKWRGDLYKNLLWSAGRKKSIPYFNKAMEEIKTTKRAMKWDLTGMPCIQAVAAIWDMSRNNIDVGIPEDWMDEPINGSEMWTPSECPTTLIPPKHHTQVGRPKKKRKKAYGEKELEQEFDKGGKMTRKGSSIKCGKCGNMGHNVRSCKGQGGEQSTASQESHTATQGAPIYNLHE comes from the exons ATGAGTTCGATTGCCAGAGAGATCCAACCTATGATTGAAAGCAATCCAAACATGCCAATTCAAGCAATCCAAAGTCAACTGCTTCGGAAGCATCAACTTGAAATATCACTACATAAGGTCTTCAGAGCCAAGAGGATAACAACTACGAATATCTATGGTGATTACCAAGAACAGTATGGCCTGCTAAGGTCATACTGTGATGACCTTCTAAAAGCCAACCCAGGTAGTACAATTAAAATTGATGTGGAGCCATGTGGGAACTCAACTAGTCCTACAAGGCAGTTTCGAAGGGTTTATTTTTGTTTTGCCTCTATGATGAGAGGATTTAAGATGATTGGAAGACCATTGTTGGGTGTGGATGGTTGTTTCATGAAAGGTCCATTTCCTGGACAGATCTTGAGTGTTGTTGGTATTGATGGGAACAATAGCATATATCCAGTTTGTTATGCCCTTGTTGAGGCAGAAACAACACAAACCTGCAAATGGTTTTTGCAACTGTTGAGAGATGACCTAGGGTGTACGGCTAACTCTTGTTTCACCTTCATCGGTGACAGACAAAAG TGTCTGATTCCTGCTATGCTAGCTGTTTTTCCTAATGCTGAGCACATATTTTGTTTGAGGCACATTCATGAGAACATGAAATCCAAGTGGCGTGGAGATCTTTACAAGAATTTGCTTTGGTCAGCCGGAAGGAAGAAATCTATTCCATACTTTAACAAAGCTATGGAAGAAATTAAGACAACGAAAAGAGCTAT GAAGTGGGATTTGACAGGGATGCCTTGCATACAAGCAGTTGCCGCCATATGGGATATGTCAAGGAATAACATTGATGTTGGCATACCAGAAGACTGGATGGATGAA CCAATTAACGGGTCGGAGATGTGGACTCCTTCAGAGTGTCCAACAACACTCATCCCACCAAAGCATCATACACAAGTTGGAAGGccaaagaagaaaagaaagaaggcaTATGGTGAAAAAGAGCTTGAGCAGGAGTTCGACAAAGGAGGTAAAATGACCAGAAAGGGTAGTAGCATCAAGTGTGGTAAATGTGGGAATATGGGTCACAATGTCAGGAGCTGCAAAGGACAAGGGGGTGAACAATCCACTGCTTCACAGGAATCACACACTGCCACTCAAGGTGCACCAATTTACAATCTTCATGAGTGA